The Kitasatospora sp. NBC_00374 genome has a segment encoding these proteins:
- a CDS encoding chorismate-binding protein, translated as MSGRTTPLSPDQPMARFGGLLATGLREVTSDPAALDSAGFWAVAHDFEGRLVCARFDELRPDLAPPRTERWLGPRPDSWHSSLDRAAYTAGVRRIREHIAAGEVYQANLCRVLSAPLPDPERADIDALTGLLAHGNPAPYAGTIRLPSHGVEIATASPELYLRRDGRTVSSGPIKGTGRTEHDLLEKDHAENVMIVDLVRNDLGRVCETGSVTVPDLCVVEKHPGLVHLVSTVQGTLRPDAGWRELLADTFPPGSVTGAPKSSALRIIDALETAPRGPYCGAVGWVDADRGEAELAVGIRTFWIDRADGPPVLRFGTGAGITWGSDPEREWDETELKASRLVAIASGTHVY; from the coding sequence GTGTCCGGCCGCACCACCCCCCTCAGCCCCGACCAGCCGATGGCCCGCTTCGGCGGGTTGCTCGCCACCGGGCTGCGCGAGGTGACCTCCGACCCGGCCGCACTCGACTCCGCCGGCTTCTGGGCGGTCGCCCACGACTTCGAGGGCCGGCTGGTCTGCGCCCGTTTCGACGAGCTCCGCCCCGACCTCGCCCCGCCCCGCACCGAGCGCTGGCTCGGCCCGCGTCCGGACAGCTGGCACAGCTCGCTCGACCGGGCCGCCTACACCGCGGGCGTCCGCCGGATCCGGGAGCACATCGCGGCCGGCGAGGTCTACCAGGCCAACCTCTGCCGGGTGCTGTCCGCGCCGCTGCCCGACCCGGAGCGCGCCGACATCGACGCCCTGACCGGGCTGCTCGCCCACGGAAACCCGGCCCCGTACGCGGGAACGATTCGGCTGCCCTCGCACGGCGTCGAGATCGCCACCGCCTCGCCCGAGCTCTACCTGCGCCGGGACGGCCGCACCGTCTCGTCCGGGCCGATCAAGGGCACCGGCCGCACCGAGCACGACCTGCTGGAGAAGGACCACGCCGAGAACGTGATGATCGTCGACCTGGTCCGCAACGACCTCGGCCGGGTCTGCGAGACCGGCAGCGTCACCGTCCCCGACCTCTGCGTGGTCGAGAAGCACCCCGGCCTCGTCCACCTGGTCTCCACCGTCCAGGGCACCCTGCGCCCCGACGCGGGCTGGCGCGAGCTGCTCGCCGACACCTTCCCGCCCGGCTCCGTCACCGGCGCCCCCAAGTCGAGCGCCCTGCGGATCATCGACGCGCTGGAGACCGCCCCGCGCGGCCCCTACTGCGGCGCGGTCGGCTGGGTCGACGCCGACCGCGGCGAGGCCGAACTGGCGGTCGGTATCCGTACCTTCTGGATCGACCGGGCCGACGGCCCGCCGGTGCTGCGGTTCGGCACCGGCGCCGGCATCACCTGGGGCTCCGACCCCGAGCGGGAGTGGGACGAGACCGAACTCAAGGCCTCCCGCCTGGTTGCGATAGCGTCGGGCACCCACGTGTACTGA
- a CDS encoding aminotransferase class IV, whose protein sequence is MKIWVNGSLTESDTAALSVLDHGLTVGDGVFETVKAVDGRLFALTRHLDRLTRSARGLGLPDPDHAVLREACEQVLVANPMPLGRLRITYTGGTSPLGSERGDLPPSLVVALDTAKPRPDTTAVVTVPWRRNEHSAVAGLKTTSYAENVVALAAAHRAGASEALFGNTAGLLCEGTGSNVFLVLDGQLLTPTLASGCLAGITRQLTVDWTGAEERDLPFEALFEAEEVFLTSTLRDVQAVARIDGHELPAPGPATLKAMAQFAERSGDDLDP, encoded by the coding sequence ATGAAGATCTGGGTCAACGGATCCCTGACGGAGAGCGACACCGCGGCGCTCTCCGTCCTCGACCACGGACTCACCGTCGGCGACGGCGTGTTCGAGACCGTGAAGGCGGTCGACGGCCGGCTCTTCGCGCTCACCCGCCATCTCGACCGCCTCACCCGCTCCGCGCGCGGCCTCGGTCTGCCCGACCCGGACCACGCCGTCCTCCGGGAGGCCTGCGAGCAGGTCCTCGTGGCCAACCCGATGCCGCTCGGCCGGCTTCGCATCACCTACACCGGCGGCACCAGCCCGCTCGGCTCCGAGCGCGGCGATCTGCCCCCGAGCCTGGTGGTCGCCCTCGACACGGCCAAGCCCCGCCCGGACACCACCGCGGTGGTGACCGTCCCCTGGCGCCGCAACGAGCACAGCGCCGTCGCCGGACTCAAGACCACCTCGTACGCCGAGAACGTGGTCGCCCTCGCCGCCGCCCACCGGGCCGGCGCCTCCGAGGCGCTCTTCGGCAACACCGCCGGACTGCTCTGCGAGGGCACCGGCTCCAACGTCTTCCTGGTCCTCGACGGGCAGCTGCTCACGCCGACCCTCGCCTCCGGCTGTCTGGCCGGTATCACCCGGCAGCTGACGGTGGACTGGACCGGCGCCGAGGAGCGCGACCTCCCCTTCGAGGCCCTGTTCGAGGCCGAGGAGGTCTTCCTCACCTCCACCCTGCGCGACGTCCAGGCGGTGGCCCGGATCGACGGCCACGAGCTGCCCGCGCCGGGCCCGGCCACCCTCAAGGCGATGGCCCAGTTCGCCGAGCGCAGCGGCGACGACCTCGACCCCTGA
- a CDS encoding GNAT family N-acetyltransferase: MTTTLRPEGAEHSWPGGGRSRRWQICVNGRPVGGLRTTALPRGEQWWGEITELEVTEGRRRGRATIGALAAEEVLRGWGCSRLDVPVPAGADAALALAGVLGYTERMRNMVKRLGAPPELPAGLTAHRIGAAEYEDWLAEARSGYLADLLDSGLTEAQARAKSDADHQQVLPDRHATEGVALRQLRGADGAVLGSLWVALRQAALPDGRPLAWVMVVQVDEEHRGLGYGRSLMLLAERECLAAGVHDLGLNVFSRNEVAIALYTSLGYRTTLRVLGKQLY, translated from the coding sequence ATGACCACCACCCTGCGCCCCGAGGGCGCCGAGCACTCCTGGCCGGGCGGCGGCCGCAGCCGGCGCTGGCAGATCTGTGTCAACGGCCGGCCGGTCGGCGGCCTGCGCACCACGGCGCTGCCACGCGGTGAGCAGTGGTGGGGCGAGATCACCGAGCTGGAGGTCACCGAGGGCCGGCGGCGCGGCCGGGCCACCATCGGCGCCCTGGCCGCCGAGGAGGTCCTGCGCGGCTGGGGCTGCTCGCGGCTGGACGTCCCGGTGCCGGCGGGAGCCGACGCCGCCCTGGCCCTGGCCGGGGTCCTCGGGTACACCGAGCGGATGCGCAACATGGTCAAGCGGCTCGGTGCGCCGCCGGAGCTGCCCGCCGGCCTGACGGCGCATCGGATCGGCGCGGCCGAGTACGAGGACTGGCTGGCCGAGGCCCGCTCCGGCTACCTGGCGGACCTGCTCGACTCCGGCCTGACCGAGGCCCAGGCCAGGGCGAAGTCCGACGCGGACCACCAGCAGGTGCTGCCGGACCGGCACGCCACCGAGGGCGTCGCTCTGCGGCAGCTGCGCGGGGCGGACGGCGCCGTGCTCGGCAGCCTCTGGGTCGCCCTGAGACAGGCCGCGCTGCCGGACGGCCGTCCGCTGGCCTGGGTGATGGTGGTGCAGGTGGACGAGGAGCACCGCGGGCTCGGGTACGGCCGCAGCCTGATGCTGCTGGCCGAGCGCGAGTGCCTGGCGGCGGGCGTCCACGACCTGGGCCTGAACGTGTTCAGCCGCAACGAGGTGGCCATCGCGCTCTACACCTCGCTCGGCTACCGGACCACCCTGCGGGTGCTCGGGAAGCAGCTGTACTGA
- a CDS encoding DsbA family protein: protein MTDAPLPRLELWCELQCPDCRTALDDVRALRAQYGDALTVELRHFPLEKHKHAYAAAEAAQEAFDQGRGWEYVEAVLGRVEELERGGQAFLVSVAEELGLDAEELDLALIDGRHMLLVDADQAEGKAIGVSGTPTYVIAGQRLDGGRSQDGLRERIVELIERHRTA, encoded by the coding sequence ATGACCGACGCTCCCCTCCCCCGCCTGGAACTCTGGTGCGAGCTCCAGTGCCCCGACTGCCGCACCGCCCTGGACGACGTACGGGCGCTGCGTGCGCAGTACGGCGACGCGCTGACCGTGGAGCTGCGGCACTTCCCGCTGGAGAAGCACAAGCACGCCTACGCGGCGGCCGAGGCCGCCCAGGAGGCCTTCGACCAGGGCCGCGGCTGGGAGTACGTGGAGGCCGTCCTGGGCCGGGTCGAGGAGCTGGAGCGGGGCGGGCAGGCGTTCCTGGTGTCCGTCGCGGAGGAGCTCGGACTGGACGCCGAGGAACTCGACCTGGCACTGATCGACGGCCGGCACATGCTGCTGGTCGACGCCGACCAGGCCGAGGGCAAGGCGATCGGCGTGAGCGGCACCCCCACCTACGTGATCGCCGGGCAGCGGCTGGACGGCGGCCGGAGCCAGGACGGGCTGCGCGAGCGGATCGTCGAGCTGATCGAGCGGCACCGGACGGCCTGA
- a CDS encoding CGNR zinc finger domain-containing protein has translation MLITHDTECALSILVELLNTAPEACGAEQLPDVAALSAFVVRQEISEIDSLTPADVAAVQAVRRRLREVFSADSTDRAAELVNAVVAAAGTTPRLTNHDHHGWHIHYFAPHAAIGDHLAAELGMALAFIVMAGERERLRRCEAPDCARVFVDLSRNRSRRYCDSRTCGNRLHVAAYRARQRSAETVATG, from the coding sequence GTGCTGATCACTCATGACACCGAGTGCGCGCTGAGCATTCTGGTCGAGTTGCTCAACACCGCGCCCGAAGCGTGCGGCGCCGAGCAGCTGCCGGACGTCGCGGCGCTGTCCGCGTTCGTGGTGCGGCAGGAGATCAGCGAGATCGACTCCCTCACCCCGGCCGACGTGGCCGCCGTCCAGGCCGTCCGCCGCCGGCTGCGCGAGGTGTTCTCGGCCGACTCCACGGACCGGGCCGCCGAGCTGGTCAACGCGGTGGTGGCGGCCGCCGGCACCACGCCCCGGCTGACCAACCACGACCACCACGGCTGGCACATCCACTACTTCGCCCCGCACGCGGCCATCGGGGACCACCTCGCGGCCGAGCTGGGGATGGCGCTGGCCTTCATCGTGATGGCCGGCGAGCGCGAACGGCTGCGCCGCTGCGAGGCGCCGGACTGCGCGCGGGTCTTCGTCGACCTCTCCCGCAACCGCTCCCGTCGCTACTGCGACAGCCGGACCTGCGGAAACCGCCTGCACGTCGCCGCCTACCGGGCCCGGCAGCGCTCGGCGGAGACCGTGGCCACGGGCTGA
- a CDS encoding SsgA family sporulation/cell division regulator, whose amino-acid sequence MNTTVSCELHLRLIVSSESSLPVPAGLRYDTADPYAVHATFHTGADETVEWVFARDLLAEGLHRPTGTGDVRVWPSRSHGQGVVCIALSSPEGEALLEAPARALESFLKRTDAAVPPGTEHRHFDLDRELSHILAES is encoded by the coding sequence ATGAACACCACGGTCAGCTGCGAGCTGCACCTGCGCCTCATCGTGTCCAGCGAGTCCTCACTGCCCGTCCCCGCGGGCCTGCGCTACGACACCGCCGACCCCTATGCCGTGCACGCGACGTTCCACACCGGTGCCGACGAGACCGTTGAGTGGGTGTTCGCCCGTGACCTCCTCGCGGAGGGGCTGCACCGACCCACCGGCACCGGCGACGTGCGGGTGTGGCCCTCGCGCAGCCATGGACAGGGGGTGGTCTGCATCGCCCTCAGTTCTCCGGAAGGAGAAGCCCTGCTGGAGGCCCCGGCACGCGCGCTGGAGTCGTTTCTCAAGCGCACCGACGCCGCCGTGCCTCCCGGCACCGAACACCGTCACTTCGACCTCGACCGGGAGCTGTCACACATCCTCGCCGAGAGCTGA
- a CDS encoding TIGR02611 family protein: MSVRSDKEELESAGEAAASAEPAGRPMGSRAPLFIRRSPALHLSWRVIVFLVGLAVVGLGIVMLPLPGPGWVVIFLGMGIWATEFEWAQRVLRWTRRKVAEAANRAMDPRVRRRNLVITAVVLVLIAAAAGWYLWRYGLALPW; this comes from the coding sequence ATGTCTGTACGAAGTGACAAGGAAGAGCTGGAGTCGGCCGGCGAGGCCGCCGCGAGTGCGGAGCCGGCGGGCCGGCCGATGGGCTCCCGGGCGCCGCTGTTCATCCGCCGCTCGCCGGCCCTGCATCTGAGCTGGCGGGTGATCGTCTTCCTGGTGGGGCTGGCCGTGGTCGGGCTGGGGATCGTGATGCTGCCGCTGCCCGGACCGGGCTGGGTGGTCATCTTCCTGGGCATGGGCATCTGGGCGACCGAGTTCGAGTGGGCGCAGCGGGTGCTGCGCTGGACCAGGCGCAAGGTCGCCGAGGCGGCCAACCGGGCCATGGACCCGAGGGTCCGCCGGCGCAATCTGGTGATCACCGCGGTCGTGCTGGTGCTGATCGCCGCCGCCGCCGGCTGGTACCTCTGGCGGTACGGGCTCGCGCTGCCCTGGTAG
- a CDS encoding exonuclease domain-containing protein: MQQSRHWYEGPLASFDTETTGVDVESDRIVSAALVLQPAPGLPARTTSWLADPGVPIPDGARAVHGISDEHVRAHGRPARTVVGEIARALAEQAAAGTPVVVMNAPYDLTLLDRELRRHRGGSLADSLAGSELLVLDPWVLDKHVDRYRKGRRTLTDLCAHYDVSLVGAHDAGADAAAALQLVRALASRHPDRLGTVTPGELHLRQAVWHAAQARGLQRWFDRSGTPERVDFSWPLRPARCACGHRLSADHRCELAA; the protein is encoded by the coding sequence ATGCAGCAGTCTCGGCACTGGTACGAAGGTCCGCTCGCCTCATTCGACACCGAGACCACCGGCGTGGACGTCGAGTCCGACCGGATCGTCTCCGCCGCCCTGGTGCTCCAACCCGCCCCCGGCCTGCCCGCCCGGACCACCAGCTGGCTGGCCGACCCCGGGGTGCCGATCCCCGACGGCGCCCGCGCGGTGCACGGCATCAGCGACGAACACGTCCGCGCCCACGGCCGCCCCGCCCGTACGGTGGTCGGCGAGATCGCCCGCGCGCTGGCCGAACAGGCCGCCGCCGGCACCCCGGTGGTCGTGATGAACGCCCCGTACGACCTGACCCTGCTCGACCGCGAGCTGCGCCGGCACCGCGGCGGCTCGCTCGCCGACAGCCTGGCCGGCTCCGAGCTGCTGGTGCTGGACCCATGGGTGCTGGACAAGCACGTGGACCGCTACCGCAAGGGCCGTCGCACGCTGACCGACCTGTGCGCGCACTACGACGTGAGCCTGGTCGGCGCGCACGACGCCGGCGCGGACGCGGCCGCCGCCCTCCAGCTCGTCCGGGCCCTCGCCTCCCGCCACCCGGACCGGCTCGGTACGGTGACGCCGGGCGAGCTGCACCTGCGGCAGGCCGTCTGGCACGCGGCCCAGGCCCGGGGACTGCAACGCTGGTTCGACCGGTCGGGCACCCCGGAGCGGGTGGACTTCTCCTGGCCGCTGCGGCCGGCGCGCTGTGCCTGCGGCCACCGGCTGAGCGCCGACCACCGCTGCGAACTGGCCGCCTGA
- the thrS gene encoding threonine--tRNA ligase: MTDVRIIINREPDREERVVTTGTTAADLFADDRSIVAARVGGALKDLAYQVGEGDEVEPVAIGSKDGLDILRHSTAHVMAQAVQEIFPEAKLGIGPPIKDGFYYDFDVEKPFHPDDIKAIEKKMQEIIKRGQRFSRRVVTDEAAREELAAEPFKLELIGLKGSASVEDGASVEVGAGELTIYDNVDPKTGDVCWGDLCRGPHLPSTRNIPAFKLMRSAAAYWRGSEKNPQLQRLYGTAWPTKDELKAHLEFLEEAAKRDHRKLGSELDLFSIPEEIGSGLAVFHPRGGVMRRAMEDYSRKRHEESGYEFVYTPHATKGTLFELSGHLDWYADGMYPPMQLDGEHDYYLKPMNCPMHNLIFRSRGRSYRELPLRLFEFGTVYRYEKSGVVHGLTRARGFTQDDAHIYCTKEQMAGELDSLLTFVLDLLRDYGLNDFYLELSTRDPEKSVGSDEDWAEATQALADAAEKQGLELTHDPEGAAFYGPKISVQARDAIGRTWQMSTIQVDFQLPQRFELEFQGSDGNRQRPVMIHRALFGSIERFFAVLLEHYAGAMPPWLAPVTVVGIPITDEHIPYLREVAAELKKHGIRVEVDASDDRMQKKIRNAQKQKVPFMLIAGNDDVEAGAVSFRYRSGEQKNGVPVADAVAEIVDAVQRRIQV, translated from the coding sequence GTGACCGACGTCCGGATCATCATCAACCGCGAACCCGATCGGGAAGAGCGCGTGGTGACCACGGGCACTACCGCCGCCGATCTCTTCGCCGACGACCGCTCGATCGTCGCCGCCCGTGTCGGCGGGGCGCTCAAGGACCTCGCCTACCAGGTGGGCGAGGGCGACGAGGTCGAGCCGGTCGCGATCGGCAGCAAGGACGGCCTGGACATCCTGCGCCACTCGACCGCGCACGTGATGGCGCAGGCCGTGCAGGAGATCTTCCCGGAGGCCAAGCTCGGCATCGGGCCGCCGATCAAGGACGGCTTCTACTACGACTTCGACGTCGAGAAGCCCTTCCACCCCGATGACATCAAGGCCATCGAGAAGAAGATGCAGGAGATCATCAAGCGCGGGCAGAGGTTCTCCCGCCGGGTGGTCACCGACGAGGCCGCCCGCGAGGAGCTGGCCGCCGAGCCGTTCAAGCTGGAGCTGATCGGTCTCAAGGGCAGCGCCTCCGTCGAGGACGGCGCGTCCGTCGAGGTCGGCGCCGGCGAGCTGACCATCTACGACAACGTGGACCCGAAGACCGGCGACGTGTGCTGGGGCGACCTGTGCCGCGGCCCGCACCTGCCGTCCACCCGGAACATCCCGGCCTTCAAGCTGATGCGCTCGGCCGCCGCCTACTGGCGCGGCAGCGAGAAGAACCCGCAGCTCCAGCGCCTGTACGGGACCGCCTGGCCGACCAAGGACGAGCTGAAGGCGCACCTGGAGTTCCTGGAGGAGGCCGCCAAGCGCGACCACCGCAAGCTCGGCAGCGAGCTCGACCTCTTCTCCATCCCGGAGGAGATCGGCTCCGGTCTCGCCGTCTTCCACCCCAGGGGCGGCGTGATGCGCCGGGCCATGGAGGACTACTCGCGCAAGCGGCACGAGGAGTCGGGCTACGAGTTCGTCTACACCCCGCACGCCACCAAGGGCACCCTGTTCGAGCTCTCCGGTCACCTCGACTGGTACGCCGACGGGATGTACCCGCCCATGCAGCTCGACGGCGAGCACGACTACTACCTCAAGCCGATGAACTGCCCGATGCACAACCTGATCTTCCGCTCGCGCGGCCGGTCGTACCGTGAACTCCCGCTGCGGCTCTTCGAGTTCGGCACGGTCTACCGTTACGAGAAGTCCGGCGTGGTGCACGGCCTGACCCGCGCCCGGGGCTTCACCCAGGACGACGCGCACATCTACTGCACCAAGGAGCAGATGGCCGGCGAGCTGGACTCGCTGCTCACCTTCGTCCTGGACCTGCTGCGCGACTACGGCCTGAACGACTTCTACCTGGAGCTCTCGACCCGCGACCCCGAGAAGTCGGTGGGCTCGGACGAGGACTGGGCGGAGGCCACCCAGGCGCTCGCCGACGCGGCCGAGAAGCAGGGCCTGGAGCTGACCCACGACCCCGAGGGCGCGGCGTTCTACGGCCCGAAGATCTCGGTGCAGGCGCGGGACGCGATCGGCCGGACCTGGCAGATGTCGACCATCCAGGTCGACTTCCAGCTGCCGCAGCGCTTCGAGCTGGAGTTCCAGGGCTCGGACGGCAACCGCCAGCGGCCGGTCATGATCCACCGGGCGCTGTTCGGCTCGATCGAGCGGTTCTTCGCGGTGCTGCTGGAGCACTACGCCGGCGCCATGCCGCCGTGGCTCGCCCCGGTCACCGTGGTCGGCATCCCGATCACCGACGAGCACATCCCGTACCTGCGCGAGGTGGCGGCCGAGCTGAAGAAGCACGGCATCCGGGTCGAGGTGGACGCCTCGGACGACCGGATGCAGAAGAAGATCCGCAACGCGCAGAAGCAGAAGGTCCCGTTCATGCTGATCGCGGGCAACGACGACGTCGAGGCCGGCGCGGTGTCCTTCCGCTACCGCAGCGGCGAGCAGAAGAACGGCGTGCCGGTGGCGGACGCGGTCGCGGAGATCGTCGACGCGGTGCAGCGCCGGATCCAGGTCTGA
- a CDS encoding HIT domain-containing protein gives MLICMTSEPELQQGVGEPDGFQRLWTPHRMAYIQGENKPTGPAPDDGCPFCSIPGLSDEDGLIIARGGSVFAVLNLYPYNGGHLMVVPYRHVADYTDLDEAETVELADYTKRAMTALRAASGAHGFNIGMNQGAAAGAGIAAHLHQHVVPRWGGDTNFMPVVGHTKVLPQLLADTRKILADLWPKG, from the coding sequence ATGCTGATCTGCATGACGAGCGAGCCGGAACTGCAGCAGGGCGTGGGGGAGCCGGACGGCTTCCAGCGTCTGTGGACACCCCACCGGATGGCCTACATCCAGGGTGAGAACAAGCCCACCGGGCCGGCCCCCGACGACGGCTGCCCGTTCTGCTCGATCCCGGGGCTCAGCGACGAGGACGGGCTGATCATCGCCCGCGGCGGTTCGGTCTTCGCGGTGCTCAACCTCTACCCGTACAACGGCGGCCACCTGATGGTCGTCCCGTACCGGCACGTCGCCGACTACACCGACCTGGACGAGGCCGAGACGGTCGAGCTCGCCGACTACACCAAGCGGGCCATGACGGCGCTGCGGGCCGCCTCCGGCGCGCACGGCTTCAACATCGGGATGAACCAGGGCGCGGCGGCCGGTGCCGGGATCGCGGCCCACCTGCACCAGCACGTGGTGCCGCGCTGGGGCGGAGACACCAACTTCATGCCGGTGGTCGGCCACACCAAGGTGCTGCCGCAACTGCTCGCCGACACCCGGAAGATCCTCGCGGACCTCTGGCCGAAGGGCTGA
- a CDS encoding thiol-disulfide oxidoreductase DCC family protein — translation MAEDIQRDPVLVFDGDCGFCTTCVNFAERYLRASLSSGGWDAVPYQFADLAALDARAGGRGLVTVGRAEQEILWVTPSGAVHGGARAAARLLLRSGGPWAYLGAFLTLAPVRPLASAGYRLVARHRHQLPGGTAACALPRRARA, via the coding sequence ATGGCTGAGGACATCCAGCGGGACCCGGTTCTGGTCTTCGACGGCGACTGCGGTTTCTGCACCACCTGCGTCAACTTCGCGGAGCGCTACCTGAGGGCGAGTCTGTCCTCGGGCGGCTGGGACGCGGTGCCGTACCAGTTCGCCGACCTGGCGGCGCTGGACGCGAGGGCCGGCGGCCGGGGCCTGGTCACCGTCGGGCGGGCCGAGCAGGAGATCCTCTGGGTGACCCCGTCGGGGGCGGTCCACGGCGGCGCCCGGGCGGCGGCGCGGCTGCTGCTGCGCTCCGGCGGACCGTGGGCCTACCTGGGTGCCTTCCTGACGCTCGCGCCGGTGCGCCCGCTCGCCTCCGCCGGGTACCGCCTGGTCGCGCGCCACCGGCACCAGCTGCCGGGCGGCACGGCGGCCTGCGCGCTGCCGCGCCGCGCGCGGGCCTGA
- a CDS encoding elongation factor G-like protein EF-G2, with the protein MSDRTATHSPAPTVERPDQLRNVVLIGSSGAGKTTLAESLALTAGALTRAGSVPDGTTVSDHEEIEHQQQRSVQLSLLPVSWQDIKINLLDAPGYADFAGELQAGLRAAEAALFVISATEPIGPGTLALWRECELLGLTRAVVLTHLNAARVRLDETLAMLREVLADGRTDTLLPLHHYTLADGRLAGSIDLLTGRRRGEPGEPGDLAGERGLLAEAIAGEDDTLLERYLAGEELDTDALTAALRRELRQDTLHPVLATAPPTEAGGLPAGTAELLDLIAAAFPSPLDRTDDLPACDPDAPLAAQIVHTGEDPYVGRLSLARIYAGTVRPDTTVRLPGHPDERVTGLSCPFGKQQRPVPHALAGDLVCLAKLTAARTGDTLTTGPDALPPWPLPEALLPAAVEAHSKADEDRLSQSLARLAAQDPTLRVEQNPDTHQLVLWCTGEAHQAVTLDRLRTRYGVHVDTIPYRVALRETFGTRAEGHGRHVKQSGGHGQYAICDLTVEPLPGGGFEFVDHVVGGSVPRNFIPSVEKGIRAQLAHGVQSGYPVTDIRVTLTDGKAHSVDSSDAAFQTAAALALKEAAGHARVHLLEPVDEVQVLLPDEYQGAVLSDLSARRGHVLGTEPGGPGLSLVRAEVPEIELTHYPVDLRSLSHGTGSFSRSYLRHSPMPSAVAARYERAS; encoded by the coding sequence ATGTCGGACCGGACAGCCACCCACAGCCCCGCACCGACCGTCGAGCGGCCCGACCAGCTGCGCAACGTCGTGCTGATCGGCAGCAGCGGCGCCGGCAAGACCACCCTCGCCGAGTCGCTCGCGCTCACCGCCGGCGCCCTCACCAGGGCCGGCAGCGTCCCCGACGGCACCACCGTCAGCGACCACGAGGAGATCGAGCACCAACAGCAGCGCTCCGTCCAGCTCTCCCTCCTCCCGGTGAGCTGGCAGGACATCAAGATCAACCTGTTGGACGCCCCGGGCTACGCCGACTTCGCCGGCGAGCTCCAGGCCGGCCTGCGGGCCGCCGAGGCCGCCCTGTTCGTGATCTCCGCCACCGAGCCGATCGGCCCGGGCACCCTGGCCCTGTGGCGCGAGTGCGAGCTGCTCGGCCTCACCCGCGCCGTCGTCCTCACCCACCTCAACGCCGCCCGGGTCCGCCTCGACGAGACCCTCGCGATGCTCCGGGAGGTCCTCGCCGACGGCCGCACCGACACGCTCCTGCCGCTGCACCACTACACCCTCGCCGACGGCCGGCTGGCGGGCTCGATCGACCTGCTCACCGGCCGCCGCCGCGGCGAGCCGGGCGAGCCCGGCGACCTCGCCGGGGAACGCGGCCTGCTCGCCGAGGCGATCGCCGGCGAGGACGACACCCTGCTGGAGCGCTACCTGGCCGGCGAGGAACTCGACACCGACGCCCTCACCGCCGCCCTGCGCCGGGAACTGCGCCAGGACACCCTGCACCCCGTCCTCGCCACCGCCCCGCCCACCGAGGCCGGCGGCCTCCCCGCCGGAACGGCCGAACTGCTCGACCTGATCGCCGCCGCCTTCCCCTCACCCCTGGACCGCACCGACGACCTCCCCGCCTGCGACCCCGACGCGCCCCTGGCCGCGCAGATCGTCCACACCGGCGAGGACCCGTACGTCGGCCGGCTCAGCCTGGCCCGGATCTACGCCGGCACCGTGCGCCCCGACACCACCGTCCGGCTGCCCGGACACCCCGACGAACGCGTCACCGGACTCAGCTGCCCCTTCGGCAAGCAGCAGCGCCCCGTCCCGCACGCCCTGGCCGGCGACCTGGTCTGCCTGGCCAAACTGACCGCCGCCCGCACCGGGGACACCCTCACCACCGGCCCGGACGCGCTGCCGCCCTGGCCGCTGCCCGAGGCGCTGCTGCCCGCCGCCGTCGAGGCACACAGCAAGGCCGACGAGGACCGGCTCTCCCAGAGCCTCGCCCGACTCGCCGCCCAGGACCCGACCCTGCGCGTCGAGCAGAACCCCGACACCCACCAACTCGTGCTCTGGTGCACCGGAGAGGCGCATCAGGCCGTCACCCTGGACCGGCTGCGCACCCGCTACGGCGTGCACGTCGACACCATCCCGTACCGGGTCGCGCTGCGCGAGACCTTCGGCACCCGGGCCGAGGGGCACGGGCGGCACGTCAAGCAGTCCGGCGGCCACGGCCAGTACGCGATCTGCGACCTCACCGTCGAACCCCTGCCGGGCGGCGGCTTCGAGTTCGTCGACCACGTGGTCGGCGGGTCCGTGCCGCGCAACTTCATCCCCTCGGTCGAGAAGGGCATCCGCGCCCAACTCGCCCACGGCGTGCAGTCCGGCTACCCGGTCACCGACATCCGGGTCACCCTCACCGACGGCAAGGCGCACTCCGTCGACTCCTCCGACGCCGCCTTCCAGACCGCCGCCGCACTCGCCCTCAAGGAGGCCGCCGGCCACGCCAGGGTCCACCTGCTCGAACCCGTCGACGAGGTCCAGGTCCTGCTGCCCGACGAGTACCAGGGCGCCGTCCTCAGCGACCTCTCCGCCCGCCGCGGCCATGTGCTGGGCACCGAGCCCGGCGGGCCGGGCCTCAGCCTGGTCCGCGCCGAGGTCCCGGAGATCGAACTCACCCACTACCCGGTCGATCTGCGCTCGCTCTCGCACGGCACCGGCAGCTTCTCCCGCAGCTACCTGCGGCACTCCCCGATGCCCAGCGCGGTCGCGGCCCGCTACGAACGCGCCTCCTGA